One stretch of Molothrus aeneus isolate 106 chromosome 2, BPBGC_Maene_1.0, whole genome shotgun sequence DNA includes these proteins:
- the PRCP gene encoding lysosomal Pro-X carboxypeptidase, with amino-acid sequence MLRLLLLLPLLGVAGSLSAPLLRRRRSASLPVGPYQTRYLRQQIDHFGFDENGTFQQRYLVADQHWKKDNGPILFYTGNEGDIEWFCNNTGFMWDVAGELNAMLVFAEHRYYGESLPFGNESFSDSKHLNYLTSEQALADFAVLVEYLKTTIAGAKHSPVIAIGGSYGGMLAAWFRMKYPHVVVGALAASAPIWQFGDLVPCGTFFSIVTNDFKKSGKGCSESIRNSWNAINHLSSTDAGLQWLSNTFHLCSPLKTPQDAAVLKNWLSETWVNLAMVDYPYKADFLQPLPAWPIQEVCKFLKDPSLSDKLLLQNVFQAVNLYYNYTGEASCLDVSQTATKSLGEMGWYYQACTEMVMPLCTDGVHDMFEPQKWDFDALSEECYRMWGVRPRLSWILSMYGGKNISSHSNIIFSNGGLDPWSAGGVTQNITDSLVAVVIPDGAHHLDLRSRNPLDPKSVQQARAMEICLMKEWIEKARHSH; translated from the exons ATTGATCACTTTGGATTTGATGAAAATGGTACATTCCAGCAGAGGTACCTGGTAGCAGATCAGCACTGGAAGAAGGACAATGGACCAATACTGTTTTATACAGGCAATGAAGGAGACATCGAGTGGTTCTGCAACAACACG GGTTTTATGTGGGATGTGGCTGGAGAACTTAATGCCATGTTGGTATTTGCTGAACATAGATATTATGGAGAATCTTTGCCCTTTGGGAATGAATCTTTCAGT gATTCCAAGCACCTCAATTACCTGACATCAGAACAAGCTCTGGCAGACTTTGCAGTACTTGTTGAATACTTAAAGACAACCATTGCAGGAGCCAAGCACAGTCCAGTCATAGCTATTGGAGGATCTTATGGAGGAATGCTTGCAGCCTGGTTTAGGATGAAGTATCCCCATGTGGTGGTTGG agctctggcagcctctgcCCCAATCTGGCAGTTTGGTGATCTGGTTCCATGTGGCACATTTTTCAGCATAGTGACCAATGATTTCAAAAAGAGTGGCAAGGGCTGCTCAGAGAGCATCCGGAATTCCTGGAATGCTATTAACCACCTCTCCTCAACAG ATGCAGGTTTGCAGTGGCTTTCCAACACATTTCATTTGTGCAGCCCCTTAAAAACTCCTCAGGATGCTGCTGTATTGAAAAATTGGCTGAGTGAAACATGGGTAAACTTGGCTATGGTGGATTATCCCTATAAAGCTGACTTCTtgcagcctctgccagcctggcctaTACAG GAAGTCTGCAAGTTCTTGAAGGATCCCAGTCTCTCTGACAAATTGTTGCTGCAGAATGTTTTCCAGGCAGTAAATTTATATTACAATTATACAGGAGAGGCCTCATGCTTAGATGTGTCCCAGACTGCAACGAAGAGTCTGGGTGAAATGGGTTGGTACTACCAG GCTTGCACTGAGATGGTGATGCCCTTGTGCACAGATGGTGTCCATGACATGTTTGAGCCTCAGAAGTGGGACTTTGATGCACTTTCAGAAGAGTGTTACAGGATGTGGGGAGTGAGGCCTCGTCTCTCTTGGATTCTTTCTATGTATGGAGGAAAAAACATCAGTTCACACAGCAACATCATCTTCAG CAATGGTGGCCTGGATCCATGGTCTGCAGGTGGGGTGACCCAGAACATCACCGATTCCCTCGTGGCAGTTGTGATCCCGGATGGAGCCCATCACCTGGACCTGCGCAGCCGCAACCCTTTGGACCCCAAGTCTGTGCAGCAAGCTCGAGCCATGGAGATCTGCCTCATGAAGGAGTGGATTGAAAAGGCCAGGCACAGCCACTGA